The Humulus lupulus chromosome 4, drHumLupu1.1, whole genome shotgun sequence genome has a window encoding:
- the LOC133832286 gene encoding protein RKD1-like — protein NSSFKFRLNINTTLANAQTKPNHEMVAIDENPFPLISTDQYFSSSDLDNFFSWEYNWQYDQYLPVVQESYLLDPVPLMEYYPTNPLYSTAGLDPIIHDEFLSNNGNIGFGIWEDFGPLGFEPNSLDEVNKEPFSVCSNIDSNYGDHGNGKDKTKKERQMFKRSYRSSVVISEEKSSGTSSSKRLSRQVLSQYYYMPITQAAKELNVGLTLLKKRCRELGISRWPHRKLMSLQTLIKNVQDLRNGESSEENDSRYKQYIELLEREKKLVEEVPNIELNDGTKRLRQACFKNNYKKRKMRSTSGSDSGLMSSKKYCSSDEMQGGAGMTNDLDDEDDEIKFLLSESFSSTDLHLAIEIS, from the exons AATTCATCCTTCAAATTTAGATTAAACATCAATACAACATTAGCAAATGCCCAAACAAA GCCTAACCATGAAATGGTTGCCATAGACGAAAACCCATTTCCGCTTATTTCAACTGATCAATACTTCTCTTCTTCTGATCTTGATAATTTTTTCAg CTGGGAATATAATTGGCAATACGATCAATATTTGCCGGTTGTTCAAGAGAGCTATCTTCTTGATCCTGTTCCTTTAATGGAATATTATCCAACAAATCCATTATATTCAACAGCGGGACTCGATCCCATAATCCATG ATGAGTTTTTATCCAACAATGGAAATATTGGGTTTGGAATATGGGAGGATTTTGGGCCTCTTGGGTTTGAGCCCAATAGTCTTGATGAGGTCAATAAGGAGCCATTCTCAGTGTGCAGTAATATTGATAGTAATTATGGAGATCATGGAAACGGAAAGGACAAAACAAAGAAAGAGAGGCAAATGTTTAAGAGGTCATATAGATCATCAGTGGTAATATCAGAAGAGAAGAGCAGCGGTACTAGTAGTTCAAAAAGGTTGTCAAGGCAAGTATTATCACAGTATTATTACATGCCTATAACCCAAGCCGCTAAAGAACTAAACGTAGGCTTAACTCTTCTGAAAAAAAGGTGTAGAGAATTGGGTATTAGCCGTTGGCCCCATAGGAAGCTTATGAGCCTCCAAACCCTTATCAAGAATGTTCag GATTTAAGGAATGGAGAAAGCAGTGAGGAAAACGATTCAAGGTATAAACAGTATATAGAGTTATTGGAGAGGGAGAAGAAGTTGGTGGAAGAAGTTCCAAATATTGAGCTTAATGACGGTACAAAGAGGCTAAGGCAAGCCTGTTTTAAAAACAACTataaaaagagaaagatgaggtCGACGAGTGGTTCTGATTCGGGTTTGATGAGCAGCAAGAAATATTGTAGTAGTGATGAGATGCAGGGTGGTGCAGGTATGACCAATGATTTAGACGATGAAGACGATGAAATAAAGTTTCTTTTGTCGGAATCATTTTCCTCCACTGATCTTCACTTAGCTATAGAGATCAGTTAG